A genome region from Candidatus Hydrogenedentota bacterium includes the following:
- a CDS encoding ABC transporter ATP-binding protein: APTQGKVWFDGQSLYELSVTERAKLRRLKMGFVFQSFNLVPYLSALENVEVPLLLRGDSRRAQQQRAGELLELVGLADRARHKPCELSTGQQQRVALARTLANDPEVILADEPTGNLDPATRSQVLNFLEDFHRAGKTIIMVTHDPQAAERATRTLRMEAGSIASELRPALRCTA; this comes from the coding sequence GCACCGACACAAGGCAAGGTCTGGTTCGACGGCCAATCGCTTTATGAGCTGAGCGTGACCGAACGGGCGAAGCTCCGCCGCCTGAAGATGGGTTTTGTCTTTCAGTCCTTCAACCTTGTGCCCTATCTGTCGGCCCTGGAAAACGTCGAAGTGCCCCTGCTGCTGCGCGGCGACTCGCGCCGCGCTCAGCAGCAACGGGCCGGTGAACTGCTCGAACTCGTCGGCCTGGCCGACCGCGCGAGGCACAAGCCCTGCGAGCTGAGCACCGGACAGCAGCAGCGTGTGGCCCTGGCACGCACCCTTGCCAACGATCCCGAGGTCATCCTGGCGGATGAACCGACCGGGAACCTGGACCCGGCAACACGCAGCCAGGTGCTGAACTTCCTGGAGGACTTCCATCGGGCCGGCAAGACCATCATCATGGTGACCCACGATCCGCAGGCAGCCGAGCGTGCGACGCGGACGCTTCGGATGGAAGCAGGTTCCATTGCCAGTGAGCTGCGACCAGCGCTGCGTTGCACCGCTTGA